GGAAAAACTCGTTTAGGAAACAATTACACTAATGCTTCAAAAGGTATTTTAGGAATGTACCAAATTCCATATACTGCTTATGGACAAATTAATCAAATACTTATAGCATTTGCAATATTATTATTGATTTTAATTGTTTATATCTTAATAAGATACAAATGAACTTATTATGTAGCATTAGCATTGGCACTTGTAGTTGTTATTTTAATTACAGCTTCACTTGTAATAATGTTTAGAGTGCCATTAAGCACCGAAATATTAGTAACTATGATTTCAATAGTAGCATTCACAATAATGTCTGTAATATTTGTTTTAGGAAAAACAAAAACTTTAATATCAGTTAAAAATAAAAATGAATTAAGATTTGAGTTTGAGAAAGAGGCAAATGCACAGACAATAATCAAACATAAAGTTTTACAAGCTATTAATAACAAAAAAGATCTAAATAAATCTAACAAAAAGCGTGTTAAATATATCAGAACAAAAATTGTTGATATTAAAATTATTAAAAAATCAAAATTTTATGCTTGAGATGCATTTAAGTCACTATTCAAATCAAATAGAACACCTGAAATTTTAGAATTTAAAAAAGATATTAAAGATATTAGAAAAGAAAATAAAACTCATCTAAAAACTTTAAGAAAAGAAATTAAAGCTATTAAAAAAGCAGGAAGAAAAGAAATAACATCAATCTTAAAAGATAATAAATTTGTTAAATCATTGTTTGTTGATTCATTAAAATTTGGAATTAATAGATTAATTTATATTTCAGGATTTTACTTAATGTTTGCAATTATTTTAGCAATTACAATTCCATCAATCGCTGGAGTAGGAATTACATTATTAATTGGTGTATTTGTGGCAAATATTGTTATATTAACTATGTCACTACCATTATTAATATGATTAGAAAAACGAAGAATAGTTTCAAACTATGGTAGAAAAGAATTTATTTCTCAAACCAGTGTTTCTCAAGAGGAACAAATAGTTAAAGACATTAATGACTAATTTAAAAGGAGTAAAAATAATATGGATTTGAAAAAATACATTTTAAATGTTAAAGATTTTCCTATTGATGGTGTAGATTTTAAAGACGTAACACCTTTATTAAATGATGCTGATGCTTTTGCTTATGTAATCGATGAAATGGCAAAATTTGTAATTGAGTGTGGAGCAAACGTTGTAGTAGCACCAGAAGCTAGAGGTTTCTTATTCGCAAGTGCTGTAGCTTATAAGTCACACACAAGATTTGTATTAGTTAGAAAACCAGGTAAATTACCTCGTGAAGTAATTGATATTGAATATACATTAGAATATGGAACTAATCACCAACAAATGCATAAAGGAGATATTAAACCTGGAGATAAAATAGTTATTATTGATGATGTTTTAGCTACCGGTGGAACTATTGAAGCAATTGTTAAATTAGTTGAAATGCAAGATGGAAAAGTTGAAGGAGTATCTTTTTTAATTGATCTGCCTGCATTGCATAGTGAAGACTTACTACAAGAGTACAAAGTACAAAAGCTTGTTAAATATTAAGATTAACACCTATAATTAATATAGGTGTTTTTTATTAAAAAACGAAAAGGTGAAATATGAGTAATAAACAAAGATGTGACTGGTCATTAAATGAAATCTTAAATAATTATCATGATAATGAATGAGGGAAAGTTAATCATAATGATGATTATATTTTTGAAATATTATTTCTTGAAAACATGCAAGCAGGCTTAAATTGATTGACAATTCTTCTTAAAAGAAAAGAGTTTAAAAAAGCTTTTGATAATTTAGACTATAAAATTATTGCTAAGTATGATCAAAGCAAGTTTGATGAATTAATAACAAATTCAGGAATAATTAGAAATAAATTAAAAATCAAATCAGCTAGTTCAAATGCGATTGCCTTTATAAATGTACAAAAAGAATATGGTTCATTTGATAAATATATTTGAAGTTTCACTAACAATAAACAAATAGTCAATAACTGAAAGTTAATTTCAGATTTACCAAGCCAAACTGAACTGTCAGTTATAATTTCTAAAGATTTAAAAAGCAAGGGTTTCAAATTTGTAGGACCTGTGATTGTTTATTCATTTTTACAAGCAATTGGGATTATTGATGATCATTTAGATAAATGTTTCTGTAAAAATTAAAAATTCATTATATAAGAGTTTTATAGACTTATTTTAAGTCTATTTTTTGTTATAATTTAAAAAATAGAATGGGTGATTTCATGGCTGGTATTATATTACCTAGAAGAACTAGCAAAAGAGCTTCAACAAACTTAGATATTGTTGAAATCAAAGAATACATAACTTTAGAGAATGAACTAAAAAAATATATTAAGGATAGAAAAGCTTTAAATAAAATTAAAGAAGCTTACTTATTTGCTGAAAAAATGCACAGTAATCAAAAACGAAAAAACGGAGATCCATATATTTATCACCCATTATCAACAGCATATTATCTTGCCCAATTACAAATGGGCCCAAAAACAATTAAAGCTGGACTATTGCATGATGTTGTAGAAGACACCCCAGTTAAAATTGAGGAAATTGAAGAAAAGTTCGGAAAAGAAATAGCTTCACTTGTTGAATCAGTTACAAAAGTAAGTTATTTTGCAGAAGAAAATCGTGAACAAATAAAATCTGAATATTTAAGAAAACTTTATATATCAATGGCTAAAGATATAAGGGTTATTATTATCAAGATTGCTGATAGATTACATAATATGTTAACAATTGAAAATTTACCTGAAGAAAAGCAAAAAGTAATTGCCAAGGAAACATTAACTATTTATGCAGCGATTGCACACCGTATTGGAATGAAGAATGCAAAATCTAAATTAGAAGATATGGCATTTAAAGTATTGAATCTTAAAGATTTTGAGGATATTAAAAATTTAATTGAAAAAGGCCGTGAATCAAGGGAAGTAAATATTGCAAAAACAATTGATGATATTTCATTTTTTTTAAGAAAAGAAAAACATATTAAAATAATTGATATTTTTGGAAGAGAAAAAACAATTTATTCAATTTATCGAAAAATGAATGTTAATGGAAAACAATTTGAAGAACTGCATGATTTAGTCGCTATTAGAATTATTGCTAAGTCAACTGATGACTGCTATAAAATTTTAGGTTATTTACACCAAAAATATTTACCTTTATCAGGAAGATTTAAAGATTATATAGCAACACCAAAAAATAACGTCTATCAATCTTTACATACAACTTTAAGTAACAGCAAAGGAATGCTTTTTGAAGTTCAAATTAGAACTCAACAAATGGATGATGTTGCTGAAGCCGGAGCTGCTGCTCACTGAAGGTATAAAGAAGGTGAAGTTGTTGATATTGATAAACGTCAAAAACAAATTGATGAGCAAATTGATATATTCAGTAGAATTTTAGATTTAACCGATCAAATTAATGAGGAAGAAAACTCAAAAGAAAAAGAACTAGAAAATCAGCTACAAAAAGATGTTTTTGGTTCAATGATTTATGTTTTAACTCCGACCCAAAATGTTATTACTCTGCCTTATGGGGCAACAGTATTAGATTTTGCTTATAGAATTCATACTGAAATCGGAGAAAAAACAACAGGGGCTAAAATTGATGGAATATTTTCACCAATTAATACTGTTTTAGAATCAGGGCAAGTTGTTGAAATTAAAACATCATCTAAACAACAACCAACACACGAATGATTGAAAATTGCTACTACATCAAATGCTAAAAATAGAATTAGAAAGTATTTAGGAAATAAACTTAAAGAAGATAATTCATTTGACGAAGATAGAAAAGAATTAGCAAGAAAAACTGAAAACTTAATTAATTCATATATTAATCAAAAAGAAATTAAATGAAAAAGAAAATCTTCTAGTGAAGTTCTTGATGCTGTTAAAAAAGCAGGATATGCAAGTTTAGAGGAATTTTTAATAAGTGTAGGGAAGGGAGAATTATCAATTGTTGAAGCAACAGATAAATTCTTTATTAACCACAACTTTTCAAAAGATGAAGAAGCTTTAAGAAGTATTAAGTCTAAAACAATTAATGATAGAAGTTTAAAAAATGATATTGTTATTGATGGTATAACAAATATTAAAACTTCAATTGCAAGTTGTTGTTTACCAATTCCATATGAAGATGTTATCGGTTATGTTGCTAAGTCAGGAAATGGTATTAAAGTTCATTTAAAAGAATGTTATAACTTATATGCAACAGAAGAAATTAAGCGTTTAGTTCAGGTTCAATGAAACTCAGCAGTAGCTGAAAATAGTTTGTATACAACGAAATTAAAATACTTTGCAACAGATAGACCAAATCTTTTATACGATATATCGAGAGCGCTATCTAATTTAAAAGCTACAACGATTAATGTAAAAATAGGTTTAGATGATAAATCATTACTTGTTAATGGTGAGTTAACTATCAAAGTCAAGAGTTCAGCACAATTAAATCAAATCATTTTAACAATTAAATCGATTGCAAATATTATAGATTGTGAAAGATCATTTAAGAGTATTAAATAGGTTCAAAGCCTATTTTTTTTGTTTTTAAATATTTTTTTCAATTTTTTTCAAAAAATTATTATTAATAATATAATGACCTTGAAAGGAAATAAAAATATGAAAAAAAGAAAAAAAGAAGAGTTAACAATGGAAGAAAAATATAAATTATTTAACTCACATAAAGCTAGAATTTACTTTGCAATTAAAAAAGCATATAGTAAATTTGATTCAATACCTTTAGAACTAGAAGACTTCGAGTTTTATGCCTGAGAAGCATATTTAGATATTCTAGATAAGTATTATGATAGAAACATGAGAAAAAGTTTTGAGAGTTGTTTAGTAGATGCTGTTTATTGAAAAGCAATGAATGTTTGTGCTAAATTCGTAACAAATAAATATAAAATGATGAATCAAGGTATGAGAATAAGTAGTTATATTGCTGAAGAATATAAAGAAATGATTAATAATATTAGTGTCGAAAATGAATCTTACAAAGAAATTGGCTGAACACAACTATTTGAACAATTTTTTGCAAAAAGAACAGATCAAATACCCAAAAAAATTTTTACTCTTTACATTTATGGAATGAGTTTTGTTGAAATAGCTGAAGAGTTAAATATGTCATCAGCAAAAGTAAGAAACACTTTTTATAAAGTTTTACCAGAAATTCGACAAGTAGTTTCCAATCAAGTATTTTTAGATTAAAATATATTGTAAAGGGGCGTGATTGAATGAGTTATTACTATAAACCAAGTATGGGTTATTCAGTACATGCCTTGCAAAGAGCTAAAGAAAGACTTAAATTGCAAGATAAGCAGGATTGAGAAGTAAAAGAAGCAATTAAAAAACATATATTTAATTCGACCAAAACATTTAAAATAAATGGAATGCTGTATTTATCAGCTTCTAATACAAACATTTTCTTTGTTATTAATGAAAGCAGTAATACATTAGTAACCGTGACACTTGTATCAGCTGAAAAACAATTAAGATTGATGGGTGGATGATAAAATGATAATTGGAGTCTATGGCACTATTGGTGCTGGAAAAACAACTATTTCAAACAGTATTAAAAAATTAAAATTCAAAGTAATCAATGCAGATAAAATTTCAAAGGAAATTTTAAATTCAAGAGATATTCAAAAACAATTAAAAAATGCATTTCCTAATGCATTTGTAAATGATGTATTAGATAGAAGTAAATTAAGAAAAATCATTTCTGAAAATGAAAATAGCTTAAATAAATTAAATTCTATTGTTTGACCTGAAATTAAAAATCAAATTTTATTAATTATTCAAACAAATTCAGGGAATATTGTTATAGATGCTGCTTTATTACCTGAATTAAATCTTGAAGTAGATAAATACATTAGAGTTAAAGCAAATTTATTAACAACTCTTTGAAGAGTTAAAAAAAGAGACAAAAAGCCTTTTAAAGAAACCTATTCAATTTACAAACAACAAAAACAAAGAATTAAAAAATATAAAATAGATAATCAAGTAATAATAAATAATAATATATGAACGAAAAGTATAACTTACAAACAACTGCACAAAAAAATTTTTAAATAATTAACTTTAATTAAGATAAAATAAATAGTATGAATAAATCAGGAATAATAATATTAAATAAACCCCAAGGTTTAACAACAAATCATTTAATTCAAAGACTTAAAAAGAAATTAAATGTTAAAAAAATAGGACACGCCGGAACTTTAGATCCTTTAGCTACAGGAGTGGTTATTTGTCTAATTAACAGTGGAACAAAACTAAGTGACTACTTTTTAAATGAAAATAAAGCATATGAAGTAACAATGAAGTTATTTAAATCTACAGACACTTATGATAGTGATGGAGAAATAATTGAAGAACAAGAACACTTTGAAATTAAAAAACAGGAAATAGAAGAAGTTGTATCAAAGTTTAATGGTCTTACGTATGAACAAGAACCGCCAATGTATTCAGCAATAAAAGTTGAAGGTAAAAAATTATATGAATATGCTCGTGAAAATCAAATTGTAAAAGTTAAGAAAAGAACTATAAAAATTAATTCATTGATTTTAGATAAATATGAAGAAGATGAAATATCATTGACTGTATATTGCTCAAAAGGCACTTACATTAGAAGTTTGATTGTTGATATTGCAAAAGAATTAAATACAATAGCACATGTAACACGTTTGAATAGAATAGAATCAGGAAATTTCAAAATTGCTGACTCAGTTTCTTTAGAAGACTGTGATGAATCAAATTTAATAGAAATGTTTGATGCTATCAAAATGGCAAACTACGAAATTATTAAATTAGAAAATATTCTAAACATTGAACATGGTAAGAAGATTGAATTAGAAACTAAAAATGATATTGTATTTATCTCAAATAAAGCAGACCAAGTAATTGCTTGCTATGAAAGAGAAAAGAACAATCTATTTAAATGTAAACGTGGAGGGTTGAATATTTAATGAAAGTTTTTAAAACTGATATTAATAATATTAACCAAAGTGAAAAAAAATCTTGTGTTACTATAGGAATGTTTGATGCTTTACATAAGTACCACAAAATTATAATTAACAAAACAGAGTCAATAGCAAGAGAAAATGATTTAGAATCTGTAATAATAACATTTGACCATAAACCCAATAAAAAAACGCAAACATTACTAAATGAAAAAAAGAAAATTGAATTTCTAAAAGAAAATTTCAAAATTGATCAACTAATAATTTTAAAAGTAGATGAAAATTTGATTGAAACAACAAAAAAAGAATTTGTTGATATATTAAAAACGAAACTAAAAACTGTTAAGTTAGTTGAAGGCAGTGATTTTAGATTTGGGTTTCAAAAATCTGGAGATATTCAATATTTAAAAAATAATTTTGGTGAAGAAAATGTATTTGTTTATGAAAGAAATGAAAATATATCAACTTCAAAAATTAAGGAATTAGTAAAACAAAATAAAATTGATCAAATTGACGAAGAATTAGAAGTTAATATTAATTTATTGAAATAAAATTGGAAAAAGTCTATAATATAAAAAGTGATTGTTCACCAGAGATGTTATTCGCTCCCATGAATGCACCTTTGATGAAACACTAAAAATCAAAATGAAAGGGAGACAGATCATGATTTCAAAAACAAGAAAAGCTGAAATTATTAAAGAATTTGGTGGAAGCGACGCTAACACAGGATTAGCTGAAGTTCAAATTGCTTTATTAACTGAAGATATCGCTAACATGACTGAACATTTAAAAGAACACAAAAAAGATGTTCCTACAAGAAGAACTTTATTAAAAAAAGTTGCTCAAAGAAGACACTTATTAGATTTCTTAATTAAAAAAGATGTTAACAGATATAAAGAAATTATTGCTAAATTAGGCTTGAGAAAATAATTTCAAAAAAAACTTAAAAATTATTGACACATAGATTTAATTTTTATATTATATTTATGTGTCTAAAACGCAGGTGTAGTTTAATGGTAGAACTTCAGCCTTCCAAGCTGACTGTGAGGGTTCGATTCCCTTCACCTGCTCCATTTAAAAAATAGAACAACCGAAAGGTTGTTTTTTTATTTTTTGATATAATTAAAAATAGAAAAAAGGTGAATCAAATGAGTGAAATAAAAAACTTGGATTGAAAGAAAACAAGAGAATTTGATCTTGAAAGAACAAATGTTTGAATAAGTTTCACATTTGAAATAATTGCTGTTGTTTTACCATATGTAGCAATTTGAATATTAATAGGTAGCTCTTGAAATACTGAAAAATTTCATAATTACTATGATGATTTACCCGTAAAAGAATTTTTACTTACAATGATATGTATAGTATATGTAATAATTGCTTTAGGTTTTAATTTAATAACATACCTTCTAAAGTGACAAAAAGAAGACAGTTTCACTTTTACAACTGCAATAGCATTATGTTTAACAGGCTTTGTAACAAATAGTATTTGAATCGATAAATTATCAATAGGTGGATTTGCAATATTTTTAAAACTAATATTCTTAGTAGTATTTGCTTTAATTGGAATATTTATAGGAACATTAGGAACTATGCTTATAAGAAACTTTAGATTTAAAATTGAAGAAGAAGATCAAATACTATTAGAAGCCTATAAAAATGGTGAAGAAATACCTTCTGTTAAAAAAATAAGATTAGACAGAGCAGAAAAATTTAGAATTAAAAAAGAACAAGAAATAGAAGAATTAAATAAGTTTAAAGAAGAACTAAATGAAAAAATAGCTATTGAACTAAAAAACAAAAAGCATGTGAAATTGGATGAAAAGGAAAACAAAAAACGAAATAAAAAAAATAATAAAAAATAACCTTGTTTAAGGGTTAAAAAATAGTCTAAAATTTGCTAAAATTAATATAATATATTTTAAAGAAAGGTTTATTATGACTAATAAAGTGGAATCAAATCAAAATAAATTTTTAAATTTAAAAAATAATAATTTCTTTATAAGATTTTCATCAAGTGTAATTATAGTTGCTATGATAATTTTATTCTTGTCAACAGCGATATTAAGTGAAGAATTATGAGTCAATTTAAGAGATAAAAATACAGCAAAAACTGTTAGTGAAGCTCTTGGAATTGTAATGTTATGTATATCTGTTGCTATATTAATGTTTAGTATATATGAATTGTCTACGTCACTAAAGATTAAAAATAAAGTTTTTATAATTATTATGGAATTATTAGCTTTGGGATTATTTTTAGCACCAATAACTTCGATAAGAAATTTAAATGATTTATTCATTTACCAAGATTGAATTTTAAAAGCTAAGCTAGCAGAGTGATATATGCAAATTACTTATTTAATTATATTTTTGAGTATTTCTTCAATAACAGCTTATTTATCAGGAATTAATTTTAAGAAAAT
The Mesoplasma entomophilum DNA segment above includes these coding regions:
- a CDS encoding adenine phosphoribosyltransferase, with product MDLKKYILNVKDFPIDGVDFKDVTPLLNDADAFAYVIDEMAKFVIECGANVVVAPEARGFLFASAVAYKSHTRFVLVRKPGKLPREVIDIEYTLEYGTNHQQMHKGDIKPGDKIVIIDDVLATGGTIEAIVKLVEMQDGKVEGVSFLIDLPALHSEDLLQEYKVQKLVKY
- a CDS encoding DNA-3-methyladenine glycosylase I, with protein sequence MSNKQRCDWSLNEILNNYHDNEWGKVNHNDDYIFEILFLENMQAGLNWLTILLKRKEFKKAFDNLDYKIIAKYDQSKFDELITNSGIIRNKLKIKSASSNAIAFINVQKEYGSFDKYIWSFTNNKQIVNNWKLISDLPSQTELSVIISKDLKSKGFKFVGPVIVYSFLQAIGIIDDHLDKCFCKN
- a CDS encoding RelA/SpoT family protein codes for the protein MAGIILPRRTSKRASTNLDIVEIKEYITLENELKKYIKDRKALNKIKEAYLFAEKMHSNQKRKNGDPYIYHPLSTAYYLAQLQMGPKTIKAGLLHDVVEDTPVKIEEIEEKFGKEIASLVESVTKVSYFAEENREQIKSEYLRKLYISMAKDIRVIIIKIADRLHNMLTIENLPEEKQKVIAKETLTIYAAIAHRIGMKNAKSKLEDMAFKVLNLKDFEDIKNLIEKGRESREVNIAKTIDDISFFLRKEKHIKIIDIFGREKTIYSIYRKMNVNGKQFEELHDLVAIRIIAKSTDDCYKILGYLHQKYLPLSGRFKDYIATPKNNVYQSLHTTLSNSKGMLFEVQIRTQQMDDVAEAGAAAHWRYKEGEVVDIDKRQKQIDEQIDIFSRILDLTDQINEEENSKEKELENQLQKDVFGSMIYVLTPTQNVITLPYGATVLDFAYRIHTEIGEKTTGAKIDGIFSPINTVLESGQVVEIKTSSKQQPTHEWLKIATTSNAKNRIRKYLGNKLKEDNSFDEDRKELARKTENLINSYINQKEIKWKRKSSSEVLDAVKKAGYASLEEFLISVGKGELSIVEATDKFFINHNFSKDEEALRSIKSKTINDRSLKNDIVIDGITNIKTSIASCCLPIPYEDVIGYVAKSGNGIKVHLKECYNLYATEEIKRLVQVQWNSAVAENSLYTTKLKYFATDRPNLLYDISRALSNLKATTINVKIGLDDKSLLVNGELTIKVKSSAQLNQIILTIKSIANIIDCERSFKSIK
- a CDS encoding sigma factor-like helix-turn-helix DNA-binding protein produces the protein MKKRKKEELTMEEKYKLFNSHKARIYFAIKKAYSKFDSIPLELEDFEFYAWEAYLDILDKYYDRNMRKSFESCLVDAVYWKAMNVCAKFVTNKYKMMNQGMRISSYIAEEYKEMINNISVENESYKEIGWTQLFEQFFAKRTDQIPKKIFTLYIYGMSFVEIAEELNMSSAKVRNTFYKVLPEIRQVVSNQVFLD
- the coaE gene encoding dephospho-CoA kinase (Dephospho-CoA kinase (CoaE) performs the final step in coenzyme A biosynthesis.); the encoded protein is MIIGVYGTIGAGKTTISNSIKKLKFKVINADKISKEILNSRDIQKQLKNAFPNAFVNDVLDRSKLRKIISENENSLNKLNSIVWPEIKNQILLIIQTNSGNIVIDAALLPELNLEVDKYIRVKANLLTTLWRVKKRDKKPFKETYSIYKQQKQRIKKYKIDNQVIINNNIWTKSITYKQLHKKIFK
- the truB gene encoding tRNA pseudouridine(55) synthase TruB, which encodes MNKSGIIILNKPQGLTTNHLIQRLKKKLNVKKIGHAGTLDPLATGVVICLINSGTKLSDYFLNENKAYEVTMKLFKSTDTYDSDGEIIEEQEHFEIKKQEIEEVVSKFNGLTYEQEPPMYSAIKVEGKKLYEYARENQIVKVKKRTIKINSLILDKYEEDEISLTVYCSKGTYIRSLIVDIAKELNTIAHVTRLNRIESGNFKIADSVSLEDCDESNLIEMFDAIKMANYEIIKLENILNIEHGKKIELETKNDIVFISNKADQVIACYEREKNNLFKCKRGGLNI
- a CDS encoding nucleotidyl transferase family protein, yielding MKVFKTDINNINQSEKKSCVTIGMFDALHKYHKIIINKTESIARENDLESVIITFDHKPNKKTQTLLNEKKKIEFLKENFKIDQLIILKVDENLIETTKKEFVDILKTKLKTVKLVEGSDFRFGFQKSGDIQYLKNNFGEENVFVYERNENISTSKIKELVKQNKIDQIDEELEVNINLLK
- the rpsO gene encoding 30S ribosomal protein S15, with the protein product MISKTRKAEIIKEFGGSDANTGLAEVQIALLTEDIANMTEHLKEHKKDVPTRRTLLKKVAQRRHLLDFLIKKDVNRYKEIIAKLGLRK
- a CDS encoding DxFTY motif-containing membrane protein is translated as MSEIKNLDWKKTREFDLERTNVWISFTFEIIAVVLPYVAIWILIGSSWNTEKFHNYYDDLPVKEFLLTMICIVYVIIALGFNLITYLLKWQKEDSFTFTTAIALCLTGFVTNSIWIDKLSIGGFAIFLKLIFLVVFALIGIFIGTLGTMLIRNFRFKIEEEDQILLEAYKNGEEIPSVKKIRLDRAEKFRIKKEQEIEELNKFKEELNEKIAIELKNKKHVKLDEKENKKRNKKNNKK